One Dictyostelium discoideum AX4 chromosome 3 chromosome, whole genome shotgun sequence genomic region harbors:
- a CDS encoding hypothetical protein (P42836 Hypothetical zinc finger membrane protein YNL326C), which yields MITISVIGVYIFILFVICSQWILVYEPLNFFNNIWGQTYIIVYHLLALLLLRCYSMSVLTDPGSPPSTWLPEGKTKQDLTILIDQFKHLNQSNNKSKSTTVLVDDDLSTITIVNSKNSKNNNNNNNKARFCSQCCAFKPPRTHHCKQCKRCILKHDHHCPWIGNCTGFRNQKFFIQFLFYVVILTSITITTLTISGFYILNLNDSNSAKINNNNNNNSNEVDFLVSSIIVTIMYIFNFSGVLPVLLGVSGLFFFQMEFLLGNYTPVERYERKKEGKYARRNGLKYKWKFDKGWKFNFREVMGDTLIQWFFPIGFPKTDGTYWRENELYLQQQRLLNNSSSPSSSSSSIIATTNNQPININNNNDDNNNNNIINKNDNGNIKLETIQQQPINGANIGYDDDDDDDDDSESIEINDFIRSDSNQPLIPSNQQSQKPSFGFVENV from the exons atgataacAATTTCAGTTATTggtgtatatatatttatattatttgttatatGTAGTCAATGGATTTTAGTTTATGAaccattaaatttttttaataatatatggGGACAAACATATATAATAGTATATCATTTATtagcattattattattaagatGTTATAGTATGTCAGTATTAACAGATCCAGGTAGTCCACCATCAACATGGTTACCAGAAGGTAAAACAAAACAAGatttaacaatattaattgaCCAATTCaaacatttaaatcaaagtaataataaatctaaatcaACTACAGTATtggttgatgatgatttaagTACAATAACAATTGTAAATAGTAAAAACagtaaaaacaacaacaacaacaacaacaaagctAGATTCTGTTCACAATGTTGTGCTTTTAAACCACCAAGAACTCATCATTGTAAACAATGTAAAAGATGTATTCTAAAACATGATCATCATTGTCCTTGGATTGGTAATTGTACTGGTTTTAGAAATCAAAAGTTTttcattcaatttttattttatgttgTAATATTAACTTCAATTACAATCACAACTTTAACTATATCaggtttttatattttaaat ttaaatgattcaaatagtgctaaaattaataataataataataacaattcaaATGAAGTTGATTTTTTAGTATCAAgtataatagtaacaataatgtatatttttaatttctctggTGTATTACCAGTATTGTTAGGTGTTAGTGGTTTATTCTTCTTTCAAATGGAATTTTTGTTAGGAAATTATACACCCGTTGAAAGATatgaaagaaagaaagaaggAAAATATGCAAGAAGGAATggattaaaatataaatggaAATTCGATAAAGGTtggaaatttaattttagagaAGTTATGGGTGATACTTTAATTCAATGGTTTTTCCCAATAGGTTTTCCAAAAACTGATGGTACTTATTGGAGAGAGAATGAACTttatttacaacaacaaagattattaaataattcttcTTCTCCTTCCTCCTCTTCCTCTTCAATAATAGCAACTACAAATAATCAAccaatcaatattaataataataatgatgataataataataataatattattaataagaATGATAATGGcaatataaaattagaaaCTATACAACAACAGCCAATTAATGGCGCGAATATAggttatgatgatgatgacgacgatgatgatgatagtgaatcaattgaaattaatgattttataagAAGTGACAGTAATCAACCTTTAATACCCTCAAATCAACAATCACAAAAACCATCATTTGGTTTTGTTGAAaatgtttaa
- a CDS encoding UPF0559 protein, translated as MSNSYSSNAQKKVISTSEWDDKLAEVNISKSDLNKLVMNYLVIEGYQEAAAKFQEESSTQTTVDLASIADRMAIRSAIQCGDVEKGIEIVNDLNPEILDTNPQLYFHLQQQKLIELIRKGMTAEALKFAQDELAPQGEENNKFLEELEKTISLLVFEDTAKSPLSSLLDHSQRQKTAGELNSAILLSQSQDKDPKLPTILKLLKWAQTQLDSKCIYPKITNTVTGEYE; from the exons ATGTCAAATAGCTATTCATCGAATGcacaaaaaaaagttatatcCACAAGCGAGTGGGATGATAAACTTGCAGAAGTTAATATATCAAAAtctgatttaaataaattagttaTGAATTATCTTGTCATTGAAGGTTATCAAGAAGCAGCTGCAAAATTTCAAGAAGAATCATCTACACAAA cAACTGTTGATCTTGCATCAATAGCAGATAGAATGGCAATAAGATCAGCGATACAATGTGGTGATGTTGAAAAAGGAATTGAGATTGTCAATGATTTAAATCCAGAGATATTAGATACAAATCCACAACTATACTTtcatttacaacaacaaaaattaatagaattaATTAGAAAGGGTATGACTGCTGAAGCTTTAAAATTTGCTCAAGATGAACTTGCACCACAAGGTGAAGAGAAT aataaatttttagaaGAACTTGAAAAAACGATATCATTATTAGTTTTTGAAGATACAGCAAAATCACCATTGTCTTCATTATTAGATCACTCACAAAGACAAAAAACTGCAGGTGAATTAAATTCTGCAATTCTTTTAAGTCAATCTCAAGATAAAGATCCAAAATTaccaacaattttaaaattattaaaatgggCTCAAACTCAATTAGATTCAAAATGTATTTATcctaaaattacaaatactGTAACTGGCGaatatgaataa
- a CDS encoding histone deacetylase family protein: MSTIHQVNEMNSRVGEKPACCIGAARGHCTAHCPRIEDVLYSQRKGKTNKGAQRWRCKACGTKWTSKGIIIQPPVVPDTIVNSIGFGNGPEEISMEQLRANARPYKKTKTGDNILQTSPFPSLFGNSIGMGLGGNNNNINNNNNSNGSNSSNNSHNGGSSPSGSPIPSPPSPVSFLQRNSNVFVPILPQSNGNNINNNNNNNSNSNSNNINSNSSNSMQLQNNNNNNGQLRSSSSSLSLSSSSSQLNSSSNGNGSSRNLLTSQKSAQSLIGNINNNNNNNNIINNNSNNNTNNNNNIMNGTTTSTTKPVVVGGPMQILNSVVNNSPTSSKPILSSSSQNLLYNSSGSIPQPSQSPQNNNNTTINNNNNTTNNNNNNNNSNNNNNSNNNNNNSNNNNINNVANGTPRPSLQTSRLQGKLPSPQQYNTSPSHQQYPSPKNNNNSNNIIPIQSTYGQPTPPPTKPPVSSKAPAVYHNVRVPSPNTTVDNNNNNNNNNNNNNNNNNNNNNNNNNNNSNNNNNSNNNNNNINNNNNNNNNSNNNNNGNSNNNNNNNSNYQQQHQYFSPNQNYIQQQVQAVQTQQAQHILAQQQAQAQQQYIQQLQLQQQTLAHAQSQAAHQAQTLTHSRHNDLLSPIDSQIWAPIQYSWIQTHYNPSSSLLECLKRLINSVVVFSNELPVDQRLKMINFLTTLSSPSSESQYNTNASKQMLNCIDNSVFNITKHYQMLYQSISKHYSMMEDSFIPLTEVYFDENEINKFIHFSDQFKIIEEQFEFILRELSSIRDTLIIKRENIEKNIIESSKFLNNSSNNDNGIEEIGLEQAKQDTTRLLESLAPLETTLNSMEIKFKSIQKEISMVIRVFSFFELLYNIHINCHQTIVEKHSRQLSTYMIDVIQQSLYNCDVISVAYNRLKTGLFNSNNNNNNNNNNNNNNNEEDDQLIDTTNPFINKLSDLLSKYENISKNNNNNNNNNNNNNNNNNNNNNNNNNNNNNNRNRDRDREFERDNNSNNNNNNIEKERNRNNRIRDRDNMDIDNISSFISNNQQQHIGQSQSVQQSSQLPKERKVMALYHTTCLDHLVPDDHPESPKRLSSVIKAINDFSRQSDRLIIKNDPEEINDKWILTVHSPEYLRLLEDLTEKLDANEIRPLNVNNDGASTGINQFSTSTPITTTGTATVTPGSTTSSTNGEQCEDGDTFVSKLSLHAAKRSAGATCQAIDNVMKGNVTSAFVAARPPGHHAGRDGLTSGTSSQGFCLLNHVCIGAKYAQLKYNLDKIAIIDFDVHHGNGTEEILSNDQGFYFLSIHMFEEGFYPGSGGGVGSIGVVNLNEFNEQNDYDDDDNNNDVNNNNNNNNNNNNNNNNNNNNKNNNNNNSNSITQQSTITNNSNCKGNIVNIPLDPKSSASSFLKAFSIIIDKLNDYQPELILISCGFDAHMEDHLASLCLLEENYVEITRSLRRVADRWCKGRLVSILEGGYNINALRQCTIAHLSALSEDD; this comes from the exons atGTCAACAATTCATCAGGTTAATGAAATGAACAGTAGGGTTGGAGAAAAACCAGCATGTTGTATTGGTGCTGCAAGAGGTCATTGTACAGCCCATTGTCCAAGAATTGAAGATGTTTTATATTCTCaaagaaaaggaaaaacaaataaaggTGCTCAAAGGTGGAGATGTAAAGCATGTGGTACAAAATGGACt tcaAAAGGAATTATTATTCAACCTCCAGTTGTACCAGATACAATTGTTAATAGTATTGGATTTGGAAATGGACCAGAAGAAATTTCAATGGAACAGTTGAGAGCCAACGCAAGACCCtataaaaaaaccaaaactGGAGATAATATATTACAAACATCCCCTTTCCCATCTTTATTTGGTAATAGTATAGGTATGGGTTTAGgaggtaataataataatattaataataataataatagcaatggtagtaatagtagtaataatagtcaCAATGGAGGAAGTTCTCCAAGTGGCTCACCAATACCATCACCTCCATCACCTGTTTCATTTCTAcaaagaaattcaaatgtTTTCGTACCAATACTACCTCAAAGTAATGgtaacaatattaataacaataataataataatagtaatagtaatagcaacaatatcaacagcAATAGTTCGAACTCGATGCAATtacaaaacaataataataataatggtcaATTAAggtcttcttcatcttcattatctttatcatcttcatcatcacaattgaatagtagtagtaatggaAATGGTAGCAGTAGAAATTTATTAACATCACAAAAAAGTGCTCAATCATTAattggtaatattaataataataataataataataatattattaataataatagtaataacaatactaataacaataacaatattatgAATGGAAccacaacttcaacaaccaaaccagttgttgttggtggtccaatgcaaattttaaatagtgTCGTAAATAATTCACCTACCTCTTCGAAACCAATACTCTCCTCTTCTTCTCAAAATCTATTATATAATAGTAGTGGATCAATACCTCAACCATCTCAATCTcctcaaaataataataatactactataaataataacaataatactacaaataataataataataacaataatagtaataataataataatagtaataataataataataatagtaataataataatattaataatgtgGCAAATGGTACACCAAGACCATCTCTTCAAACTAGTAGACTTCAAGGAAAATTACCATCCCCACAGCAATATAATACTTCTCCATCACATCAACAATATCCAAgcccaaaaaataataataatagtaataatattattccGATCCAATCGACATATGGTcaaccaacaccaccaccaacgaAACCACCAGTTTCAAGTAAAGCACCAGCAGTCTATCATAACGTTCGAGTCCCTTCACCAAACACAACTGTagataacaataacaataataataataataataataataataataataataataataataataataataataataataataataatagtaataataataataatagtaataataataataacaatatcaataacaataataataataacaataatagtaataacaataataatggtaatagtaataacaacaataataataattcaaattatcaacaacaacatcaatatTTTTCACCAAACCAAAACTATATTCAACAACAAGTTCAAGCAGTACAAACACAACAAGCACAGCATATATTagcacaacaacaagcacaagcacaacaacaatatattcaacaacttcaactacaacaacaaacattAGCACATGCACAATCACAAGCTGCACATCAAGCACAAACATTAACACACTCTAGACATAATGATCTATTGTCACCTATAGATTCACAAATTTGGGCACCAATACAATATAGTTGGATTCAAACTCATTATAATCCATCCTCATCATTATTGGAATGCTTAAAGCGATTAATAAATTCGGTGGTTGTTTTTTCTAATGAGTTACCAGTCGATCAAAGATTAAAGATGATTAACTTTTTAACGACTCtctcatcaccatcatcggAATCACAATATAACACAAATGCAAGTAAACAAATGTTGAATTGTATTGACAATAGTGTATTTAACATCACCAAACATTATCAAATGCTCTATCAATCGATATCAAAACATTACTCAATGATGGAAGATAGTTTCATACCATTAACTGAAGTTTATTtcgatgaaaatgaaattaacaAATTCATTCATTTCTCTGatcaattcaaaatcattgaAGAACAATTTGAATTCATTCTTCGTGAATTATCTTCAATTAGAGATACTCTTATTATTAAAAgggaaaatattgaaaagaatattatagaatcttcaaaatttttaaataatagtagtaataatgacAATGGTATAGAAGAAATTGGATTAGAACAAGCAAAACAAGATACTACAAGATTATTAGAATCATTGGCACCTTTGGAAACTACATTAAATTCAatggaaattaaatttaaatcaattcaaaaagaGATTTCAATGGTCATTAGagttttctctttctttgaATTACTTTATAATATTCATATCAACTGTCATCAAACAATCGTTGAAAAACATTCAAGACAATTATCAACCTATATGATTGATGTAATTCAACAATCTTTATACAATTGTGATGTAATCTCTGTTGCTTATAATAGATTAAAAACTGGtctttttaattcaaataataataacaataataataacaataacaataataataataatgaggaagatgatcaattaattgatacaACTAATCcattcattaataaattaagtgatttattatcaaaatatgaaaatattagtaaaaataataataataataataataataataataataataataataataataataataataataataataataataataataataacaataatagaaatagagatagagatagagaATTTGAAagagataataatagtaataacaataataataatattgaaaaagaaagaaatagaaataatagaATTAGGGATAGAGATAATAtggatattgataatatttcatcatttattagtaataatcaacaacaacatattGGTCAATCACAATCGGTACAACAATCATCACAATTAccaaaagaaagaaaagtgATGGCACTTTATCATACTACTTGCTTAGATCATTTAGTACCTGATGATCATCCTGAATCACCAAAACGTTTAAGTTCAGTTATAAAGGCAATCAATGATTTCTCGAGACAATCTGATAGgttaatcattaaaaatgatccagaggaaattaatgataaatgGATTTTAACAGTTCATTCACCAGAGTATCTTAGATTGTTGGAGGATTTAACCGAGAAATTGGATGCAAATGAAATTCGTCcattaaatgtaaataatgatGGTGCAAGCACAGGCATTAATCAATTCTCAACATCAACTCCAATCACAACAACTGGTACTGCCACTGTTACTCCAGGTTCCACAACAAGTAGTACAAATGGTGAGCAATGCGAAGATGGTGATACATTCGTAAGCAAACTATCTTTACATGCCGCCAAAAGATCTGCTGGTGCAACTTGTCAAGCCATTGATAACGTTATGAAAGGTAATGTAACAAGTGCTTTTGTTGCCGCTCGCCCACCTGGTCATCATGCTGGTAGAGATGGTTTAACTAGTGGTACTAGTTCTCAAGGATTTTGTCTATTGAATCATGTTTGTATTGGTGCTAAATACGCTCAACTCAAGTATAATTTAGATAAAATTGCAATCATTGATTTCGATGTTCATCATGGAAATGGTACCGAAgaaatattatcaaatgatcAAGGTTTCTATTTCCTTAGTATTCATATGTTTGAAGAAGGTTTCTATcctggtagtggtggtggtgttggttcAATTGGTGTagttaatttaaatgaatttaatgaacAAAAcgattatgatgatgatgataataataatgatgtaaataataataataataataataataataataataataataataataataataataataataaaaataataataataataatagtaattcaaTAACACAACAATCAACAATTACTAATAATAGCAATTGTAAAGGAAACATTGTAAATATTCCATTGGACCCAAAGAGTTCTGCAagttcatttttaaaagcattttcaattattattgataagtTGAATGATTATCAACCAgaactaattttaatttcttgtgGATTCGATGCACATATGGAGGATCATTTGGCTTCTTTATGTTTATTGGAAGAAAACTATGTCGAAATTACAAGATCCCTACGTAGAGTTGCCGATCGTTGGTGTAAAGGTAGATTGGTTTCAATATTAGAAGGTggttataatataaatgccTTAAGACAATGTACAATTGCTCATTTATCTGCATTAAGCGAAGacgattaa